From a region of the Pectobacterium aquaticum genome:
- a CDS encoding YfaZ family outer membrane protein, translated as MKKFVIACAGSLLLASASVHAISLSGEAGRDYAGANAGFGLGIPGLAGNVSYAHGDNSNDVYGFGLGYTIPVGPLKLTLGGKALYLNQDHGNDGYGVALGGGVQWPLSRQFSLYGEGYYSPDSFSSHVDHYVEGKAGVRWQVFGPLNVDVGYRYINMARENGPDNRLADSAYIGVGLNF; from the coding sequence ATGAAAAAGTTTGTGATTGCCTGTGCGGGAAGCCTGTTACTTGCAAGTGCTTCTGTACATGCCATTAGCCTTTCCGGGGAAGCAGGTCGCGATTACGCGGGTGCCAATGCAGGCTTCGGTCTGGGCATTCCTGGGCTTGCGGGGAATGTGAGCTATGCCCACGGCGACAACAGCAATGATGTATACGGTTTTGGCCTGGGATATACCATTCCTGTTGGCCCACTCAAGCTGACTCTGGGTGGCAAAGCGCTGTACCTGAATCAGGATCACGGCAATGATGGTTATGGCGTCGCACTGGGCGGTGGCGTGCAGTGGCCGCTGAGCCGTCAGTTCTCGCTGTATGGTGAAGGTTACTATTCACCAGATTCCTTCTCCAGCCATGTCGACCACTATGTTGAAGGGAAAGCGGGCGTTCGCTGGCAGGTATTTGGACCGCTGAACGTCGATGTCGGCTACCGCTACATCAATATGGCGCGTGAGAACGGCCCGGATAACAGACTAGCGGATTCTGCCTATATTGGCGTTGGTCTGAACTTCTGA
- the menE gene encoding o-succinylbenzoate--CoA ligase: MAILTDWPWRHWASQTPQSVSLNEFVSVNESVALIEDETRWSWQSLAQRVDQLAERFTQQGVMPDCTVALRGKNSVQMLFSYLALLQCGVRVLPLNPQLPDALTEALLPALNVTYGLCLNDKSWPEAVRTLSLPSDSLPLCDAEESRRTDRLRWQADRLATLTLTSGSSGMPKAAVHSFAAHLSSAEGVVQMMAFSSSDSWLLSLPLFHVSGQGIVWRWLATGATIVVRAHQPLDSALRDCTHASLVPTQLWRLLSEGTFPTALKAVLLGGAMIPQALTQQAEARGVSCWCGYGLTELASTVCAKRADGRSGVGLPLHERKIRLAEDEILLRGSTLAAGYWRDGKLIPLVDDDGWFHTRDRGRFTEGEWHILGRLDNQFFSGGEGIQPENIEAVLLTHPDVQQACIVPVDDAEFGHRPVAVLEVAQSTTLDAIRDWLQPQLAGFQRPVAYYALPAELKNGGIKLSRQQVENWVNTIYHR, from the coding sequence ATGGCAATCCTGACTGACTGGCCGTGGCGACACTGGGCTAGCCAGACGCCCCAGTCTGTTTCGTTGAATGAGTTTGTTTCGGTGAATGAGTCTGTCGCATTGATTGAAGATGAAACCCGCTGGAGCTGGCAGTCGCTTGCCCAGCGGGTAGATCAGCTGGCAGAGCGTTTTACCCAGCAGGGCGTTATGCCCGACTGTACGGTCGCGCTACGCGGGAAAAATAGCGTCCAGATGCTGTTCAGCTATCTGGCGCTGTTACAGTGCGGCGTGCGCGTACTGCCGCTGAATCCACAGTTACCTGATGCATTAACCGAGGCGCTACTGCCTGCGCTGAATGTAACGTATGGCCTGTGCCTGAATGATAAATCGTGGCCGGAGGCTGTACGCACGCTTTCTTTGCCGTCTGATTCTTTACCCCTGTGTGATGCCGAGGAAAGCCGCCGTACTGATAGATTACGCTGGCAGGCCGATCGGCTGGCGACGCTGACGCTGACATCCGGCTCCAGCGGGATGCCGAAGGCGGCGGTACATTCATTTGCTGCCCATCTCTCCAGTGCGGAAGGTGTGGTGCAGATGATGGCATTTTCCTCCAGCGACAGCTGGCTGTTGTCACTTCCGCTCTTTCACGTTTCTGGGCAGGGCATCGTCTGGCGCTGGCTTGCGACTGGGGCAACGATCGTTGTCCGCGCACATCAGCCTCTGGATAGCGCATTGCGCGATTGCACCCATGCTTCTTTGGTGCCGACGCAACTGTGGCGACTGCTGTCAGAGGGGACATTCCCCACGGCATTAAAGGCCGTATTGCTAGGTGGCGCGATGATTCCGCAGGCGCTGACGCAACAGGCTGAAGCGCGAGGCGTCAGTTGCTGGTGTGGCTATGGTCTGACGGAACTGGCGTCCACGGTTTGCGCGAAACGTGCTGACGGACGTTCGGGCGTCGGCCTGCCGCTTCATGAGCGAAAGATCCGGCTGGCTGAGGATGAAATTCTGCTGCGTGGCAGCACGCTGGCCGCCGGTTATTGGCGTGACGGAAAACTGATTCCACTCGTCGATGATGATGGCTGGTTCCACACGCGGGATCGCGGGCGATTTACCGAGGGCGAATGGCACATTCTGGGGCGTCTGGATAATCAATTCTTCAGCGGTGGGGAAGGGATTCAGCCCGAGAATATCGAAGCCGTGCTGTTGACACACCCCGATGTTCAACAAGCCTGCATTGTGCCCGTTGATGATGCGGAGTTTGGCCACCGTCCTGTTGCGGTATTGGAGGTAGCGCAATCCACGACGCTTGATGCAATACGCGATTGGCTACAGCCACAGCTTGCCGGATTTCAGCGTCCGGTCGCGTATTATGCGCTGCCTGCTGAACTGAAAAATGGCGGGATTAAGCTATCTCGCCAGCAGGTGGAAAACTGGGTCAATACAATTTATCACCGGTAA
- the menC gene encoding o-succinylbenzoate synthase yields the protein MRQVTLYRYSVPMEAGVVLRNQRLKTRDGLIVRLQDGERLGWGEIAPLPEFSVETLAEAESAALEQLQSWAAGQAFSDDLLPSVAFGLSCAQAELDQHLPQAADYRKAPLCSGDPDELFEMLQAMPGEKVAKIKVGLYEAVRDGMIVNVLLEALPDLKLRLDANRSWTRAKADGFARYVAPSLRSRIAFLEEPCKTREESREFARETGINIAWDESVREADFRVEAEPGVSAIVIKPTLVGSLARCQQLVQETHQAGLTAVISSSIESSLGLTQLARLAHWLTPDTVPGLDTLDLMQAQVVQRWPDSALPLLAAEQLDVVWQS from the coding sequence ATGCGTCAGGTCACTCTCTATCGTTACAGCGTGCCGATGGAAGCTGGAGTGGTGCTGCGCAATCAGCGTCTGAAAACCCGCGATGGGCTTATCGTTCGCCTGCAAGACGGCGAGCGGTTGGGCTGGGGTGAGATTGCGCCGTTGCCAGAATTCAGCGTGGAAACGTTGGCAGAGGCGGAATCAGCCGCGCTTGAACAGCTGCAATCGTGGGCAGCAGGACAGGCATTTTCTGACGATCTTCTGCCGTCGGTTGCCTTTGGCTTGAGCTGTGCGCAGGCCGAACTGGATCAACATCTGCCACAGGCGGCGGATTATCGCAAAGCGCCATTGTGCAGCGGCGATCCTGACGAGCTGTTTGAGATGCTACAGGCGATGCCGGGCGAGAAAGTGGCAAAGATCAAAGTCGGCCTGTACGAAGCGGTGCGTGACGGCATGATCGTTAACGTGCTGCTGGAAGCCTTGCCGGATCTGAAACTCCGTCTGGATGCCAACCGCAGTTGGACGCGAGCCAAAGCCGACGGCTTCGCTCGTTATGTCGCGCCGTCATTGCGTTCGCGCATTGCCTTTCTTGAAGAGCCTTGCAAAACCCGTGAAGAATCTCGCGAGTTTGCGCGGGAAACGGGCATCAACATTGCCTGGGACGAAAGCGTGCGCGAGGCGGATTTTCGGGTAGAAGCCGAGCCGGGCGTGAGCGCGATTGTGATCAAGCCTACGCTGGTCGGTAGTCTCGCACGTTGCCAGCAACTGGTGCAGGAAACGCATCAGGCTGGATTAACGGCGGTGATCAGCTCCAGCATCGAATCCAGTCTGGGCTTAACGCAGCTGGCACGTCTGGCGCACTGGCTGACGCCGGATACGGTTCCAGGGCTGGACACGTTGGATCTGATGCAGGCGCAGGTGGTTCAACGCTGGCCGGATAGCGCGTTGCCGCTGTTGGCTGCTGAGCAGTTGGACGTGGTATGGCAATCCTGA
- the menB gene encoding 1,4-dihydroxy-2-naphthoyl-CoA synthase, which yields MLYPSEDLLYAPIEWHDCSGDFADILYHKSIDGIAKITINRPQVRNAFRPQTVKEMIQALDNARHDDGIGTIILTGAGDKAFCSGGDQKVRGDYGGYQDDSGVHHLNVLDFQRQIRTCPKPVVAMVAGYSIGGGHVLHMMCDLTIAAENAIFGQTGPRVGSFDGGWGASYMARIVGQKKAREIWFLCRQYDAAQALDMGLVNTVVPLADLEKETVRWCREMLQNSPMALRCLKAALNADCDGQAGLQELAGNATMLFYMTDEGQEGRNAFNEKRQPDFSKFKRNP from the coding sequence ATGCTTTATCCGAGTGAAGATCTGCTTTACGCACCGATTGAATGGCACGATTGCAGCGGCGACTTCGCCGATATCCTCTACCATAAATCCATCGATGGCATTGCCAAAATCACCATTAACCGTCCTCAGGTTCGCAATGCGTTCCGTCCGCAAACGGTAAAAGAGATGATTCAGGCGCTTGATAATGCGCGTCACGACGACGGCATCGGGACGATTATCCTGACCGGCGCGGGCGATAAAGCATTCTGCTCCGGCGGCGATCAGAAAGTTCGTGGCGACTACGGCGGTTATCAGGACGACAGCGGCGTGCATCACCTGAACGTGCTGGATTTCCAGCGTCAGATTCGTACCTGTCCGAAGCCGGTTGTCGCGATGGTCGCAGGCTATTCCATCGGTGGCGGACACGTTCTGCACATGATGTGCGATCTGACGATTGCGGCAGAGAACGCCATCTTCGGTCAAACGGGTCCGCGTGTCGGTTCCTTTGACGGCGGCTGGGGCGCGTCTTACATGGCGCGCATCGTGGGTCAGAAGAAAGCGCGTGAAATCTGGTTCCTGTGCCGCCAGTACGACGCTGCGCAAGCGCTGGATATGGGATTGGTTAACACGGTAGTACCGTTGGCGGATCTGGAAAAAGAAACCGTGCGCTGGTGCCGTGAAATGCTGCAAAACAGCCCAATGGCGCTGCGCTGTCTGAAAGCGGCGCTGAACGCAGACTGCGACGGTCAGGCGGGCTTGCAGGAGCTGGCGGGTAACGCCACCATGCTGTTCTACATGACAGACGAAGGGCAGGAAGGCCGCAACGCGTTCAATGAAAAACGCCAGCCTGACTTCAGCAAATTCAAACGGAATCCGTAA
- the menH gene encoding 2-succinyl-6-hydroxy-2,4-cyclohexadiene-1-carboxylate synthase has protein sequence MGALDSQRLVFQRPSFQELSCQKVTHGAVAPRQPWLVCLHGLLGSGEDWQPILPFCRDWPVLLVDLPGHGVSRTISTIDFADVSRQLSETLLDQGIENYWLLGYSLGGRIAMYHACNGQHDGMLGLMVEGGHPGLAALELRTERIQHDARWAQRFRQEPLPAVLQDWYQQAVFTDLDSAQREQLIARRSTNHGASVAAMLEATSLGRQPFLAERLQHLSIPFVYLCGASDVKFQTLAAQYGLPLLSVAQAGHNAHQANPTAYAERVRSFLLHHVKD, from the coding sequence ATGGGCGCACTAGATTCCCAGAGGCTGGTTTTTCAGAGACCAAGTTTTCAAGAGCTAAGCTGCCAGAAAGTGACGCATGGCGCGGTGGCTCCGAGGCAGCCGTGGCTGGTGTGTCTGCATGGTTTATTAGGCAGTGGTGAGGATTGGCAGCCCATCCTGCCGTTCTGTCGTGACTGGCCCGTGTTGCTGGTGGATTTACCCGGACACGGCGTGTCGCGAACGATTTCCACAATAGATTTTGCCGATGTCAGCCGCCAGTTAAGCGAGACGCTGTTGGATCAAGGCATTGAGAATTACTGGCTGCTAGGCTATTCGCTCGGTGGGCGTATCGCGATGTATCACGCCTGCAACGGGCAGCATGACGGCATGCTGGGGCTGATGGTTGAAGGTGGTCATCCCGGCTTGGCAGCGCTGGAACTGCGTACGGAGCGTATCCAGCATGATGCACGCTGGGCGCAGCGCTTTCGTCAGGAGCCGCTGCCAGCGGTCTTGCAGGACTGGTATCAGCAGGCGGTGTTTACCGATCTGGATTCAGCGCAGCGTGAACAGCTGATCGCGCGCCGCAGCACGAATCACGGTGCGTCTGTTGCGGCAATGCTGGAAGCTACCTCGCTGGGACGACAGCCCTTTTTAGCGGAACGCCTCCAGCACCTGTCGATACCTTTTGTTTACTTATGCGGTGCCAGCGACGTGAAGTTTCAAACGCTGGCGGCGCAATACGGCCTGCCGTTACTGAGCGTGGCTCAGGCGGGTCACAATGCTCATCAGGCGAATCCAACGGCCTATGCCGAGCGGGTTCGCTCTTTTCTTTTGCATCACGTTAAGGATTGA
- the menD gene encoding 2-succinyl-5-enolpyruvyl-6-hydroxy-3-cyclohexene-1-carboxylic-acid synthase encodes MSTSVFNRRWATLLLESLTRHGVRHVCIAPGSRSTPLTLSAADNHALICHTHFDERGLGHLALGLAKASREPVAIIVTSGTAAANLYPAIIEAGLTGERLVVLTADRPPELIDCGANQAIRQHALYASHPTLALDLPRPTPDIPASWLVSSVDSAMARLTHGALHINCPFAEPLYGADDGTAYQDWLMTLGDWWNSREPWLREMRQSTLAVQPDWPQWREKRGVVLAGRVTPEQGARLAAWANELGWPLIGDVLSQSGQPLPCADIWLAHPDAAERLRQADIVLQFGGSLTGKRLLQWQEQCQPQEFWLIDDLPGRLDPAHHRGRRLVADVGEWLSAHPAHKQAPWADLLADIADRTQRQVDAHLASRFGEAQLAQRIPALLPPDGQLFVGNSLVVRLIDALAQLPQGYPVYGNRGASGIDGLISTLAGVQRATSKATLGIVGDLSALYDLNALALLRQSPAPLVLIVVNNNGGQIFSLLPTPVAQREAFYCMPQNVEFGHAAAMFGLNYVRAESWEQLANTAANCWTQGGVTLLEVVVEPKDGAKTLNELVAQVATWAH; translated from the coding sequence ATGTCAACAAGTGTATTTAATCGCCGCTGGGCTACATTACTGCTGGAATCGCTGACCCGCCACGGTGTCCGGCATGTCTGCATCGCGCCTGGTTCTCGCTCCACCCCGTTGACGCTGTCTGCGGCGGATAATCACGCACTGATTTGCCACACGCATTTCGATGAGCGGGGGCTTGGGCATCTGGCGCTGGGGCTGGCAAAAGCCTCACGTGAGCCGGTTGCGATTATCGTGACGTCAGGCACCGCCGCGGCGAACCTTTATCCCGCCATCATCGAAGCGGGGTTGACCGGCGAACGGTTGGTGGTGCTGACAGCCGACCGCCCGCCGGAGCTGATTGATTGCGGTGCGAATCAGGCGATTCGCCAACATGCACTGTATGCTTCACACCCCACGCTGGCGCTCGATTTACCGCGCCCTACGCCCGACATTCCGGCTAGCTGGCTGGTTTCCTCTGTGGATAGCGCCATGGCGCGACTGACGCACGGCGCGTTGCACATTAACTGCCCCTTTGCCGAACCGCTGTACGGTGCCGATGACGGCACGGCGTATCAGGACTGGTTGATGACACTGGGCGACTGGTGGAACAGCCGTGAACCCTGGCTGCGTGAAATGCGCCAGAGCACGCTGGCGGTGCAGCCGGACTGGCCGCAGTGGCGAGAGAAACGGGGCGTTGTCCTCGCCGGCCGCGTGACGCCTGAACAAGGTGCACGACTTGCCGCGTGGGCGAACGAACTGGGCTGGCCGTTGATTGGTGATGTCCTGTCGCAAAGCGGGCAGCCGTTACCCTGTGCGGATATTTGGCTGGCGCATCCTGACGCAGCGGAGCGCTTACGGCAGGCGGACATTGTCTTGCAGTTCGGCGGTAGCCTGACGGGTAAGCGCCTGCTGCAATGGCAGGAACAGTGCCAGCCGCAAGAATTCTGGTTAATCGATGACCTACCGGGACGGTTGGATCCGGCTCACCATCGTGGGCGTCGTCTGGTGGCGGACGTGGGTGAATGGCTGTCTGCGCATCCTGCACATAAGCAAGCGCCGTGGGCGGATTTGCTGGCGGATATTGCCGACAGAACGCAGCGGCAGGTCGACGCACATCTGGCTTCCCGCTTTGGTGAGGCACAGCTGGCGCAGCGCATACCGGCGCTGTTGCCGCCGGACGGGCAGCTGTTTGTCGGCAACAGTCTCGTTGTGCGCCTGATCGACGCGCTGGCGCAGCTCCCGCAAGGGTATCCGGTGTACGGTAATCGTGGTGCCAGCGGCATTGATGGCCTGATTTCCACGCTGGCCGGTGTACAGCGTGCCACGTCAAAAGCCACGCTGGGCATCGTCGGCGATCTTTCCGCGTTATACGATTTGAATGCGCTGGCGCTGCTGCGTCAGTCTCCCGCACCGCTGGTATTAATCGTGGTGAACAATAACGGCGGCCAGATATTTTCCCTGCTGCCGACGCCAGTTGCACAGCGTGAAGCGTTTTACTGCATGCCGCAAAATGTGGAGTTCGGGCACGCTGCTGCGATGTTTGGCCTGAATTACGTACGTGCCGAGAGCTGGGAACAGCTGGCGAATACGGCAGCGAATTGCTGGACTCAGGGCGGCGTCACGCTGCTGGAAGTGGTGGTTGAACCGAAAGACGGCGCGAAAACGCTCAATGAACTGGTCGCGCAGGTGGCGACATGGGCGCACTAG
- the menF gene encoding isochorismate synthase MenF, with translation MKQLSDLLRHLQQALREPQPECAGFRQITRSLRLSETSELLPWLATQPVYPQFYWQHRQDREEAAVCGNVCGFRHIQDAEAFLVQQQCDPDVRIWGLNAFNQTKEDAVSSTGYLFLPRAELRRQDDTLSLSINLFSDTSLQQDAVEASAFINLLLPPASQPLLHAKVQSVGHQPERQGWIDLLQRALHDINTELMEKVVLARATTLTLTQPLQATTFMAASRAANHHCFHFMLAHDARHAFLGSSPERLYRRRGSELETEALAGTVASDRDAHKAAELADWLMNDTKNQCENMLVVDDICQRLQQSALSLDVMPPEIVRLRKVQHLRRTIHATLRTASDSACLNALQPTAAVAGLPRQEARRFIAEHEPFERGWYAGSAGYLSRQQSEFSVALRSAEVRDHVLTLYAGAGIVAGSDPEQEWLELENKAAGLRSLLDGDMS, from the coding sequence GTGAAACAACTTTCCGACTTGCTGCGGCATCTGCAGCAGGCTTTGCGCGAGCCACAGCCTGAATGCGCAGGTTTCAGACAAATAACGCGTTCATTACGTCTTAGCGAAACGTCTGAGCTATTGCCGTGGTTGGCGACCCAGCCAGTGTACCCCCAGTTCTATTGGCAACACCGTCAGGATCGTGAGGAAGCTGCCGTGTGCGGCAACGTGTGCGGATTTCGCCACATTCAGGATGCTGAGGCATTCCTCGTTCAGCAGCAGTGCGATCCCGATGTGCGCATCTGGGGACTGAACGCGTTTAATCAAACGAAAGAGGATGCTGTTTCTTCAACTGGTTACCTGTTTTTGCCGCGTGCAGAACTGCGGCGTCAGGATGATACGCTCAGCCTGAGTATTAACCTGTTCAGTGACACCTCATTGCAGCAGGATGCCGTTGAAGCCTCGGCGTTTATTAACCTGCTTCTGCCACCCGCGTCGCAGCCTCTTTTGCATGCGAAAGTGCAATCCGTCGGGCATCAGCCGGAGCGTCAGGGGTGGATCGATTTGCTCCAGCGGGCGCTGCATGACATCAATACCGAGCTGATGGAAAAGGTGGTTCTGGCGCGAGCGACCACGCTAACGTTGACGCAACCGCTACAGGCCACCACCTTTATGGCCGCCAGCCGGGCGGCAAATCACCACTGTTTCCATTTCATGCTGGCGCACGATGCGCGCCATGCGTTTCTTGGCTCCAGCCCAGAGCGGCTTTATCGCCGTCGGGGTAGCGAACTGGAAACGGAAGCGCTGGCGGGGACGGTGGCAAGCGACCGCGATGCGCACAAAGCCGCTGAGCTGGCCGACTGGCTGATGAATGACACCAAAAATCAGTGCGAGAACATGCTGGTGGTGGATGATATTTGTCAGCGGCTACAGCAGTCCGCGCTGTCGCTGGATGTGATGCCGCCGGAAATTGTGCGCCTGCGTAAAGTACAGCATCTGCGCCGTACTATTCACGCCACGCTGCGCACCGCATCCGATAGCGCGTGCCTGAATGCGTTACAACCCACGGCAGCCGTCGCGGGCCTGCCGAGACAAGAGGCTCGCCGTTTTATTGCCGAACATGAACCGTTTGAACGTGGTTGGTACGCGGGTTCCGCAGGTTACCTTTCGCGTCAGCAGTCTGAATTCAGCGTGGCGCTACGTTCGGCCGAAGTGCGAGATCATGTTTTAACGCTCTATGCCGGTGCCGGAATTGTGGCGGGTTCTGATCCAGAACAAGAATGGCTGGAGTTAGAAAACAAAGCAGCAGGGCTAAGATCCCTGTTAGACGGTGATATGTCATAG
- a CDS encoding MFS transporter, whose amino-acid sequence MSTTLNTTPLCINQNLSGKKAQAATRLVFFVAGFAMASWAPLVPFVKTRLAISDASLGMLLLSLGIGSLLAMPLTGFLTSKLGCRSVILLASVLLCLVLPALTQAETLPLMAITLLFFGASMGMIDVAMNIQAVIVERASGRAMMSGFHGFFSVGGIVGAGGVSALLWLGLSPLMAILAIVALMLIVMATAHKHLLRTTNQDDDGPLFVIPRGWVMFIGSLCFIMFLAEGSILDWSALFLTVERHLSGAQAGMGYAAFSVAMTLGRLNGDRIVNALGRYAILTGGSLCAALGLVLTISIDNAITAILGFVMVGIGASNVVPILFSAAGNQKIMPPNLAIAAITTVGYAGILIGPTILGFIAQFSNLATAFGFVALLLLGVSASARAVIR is encoded by the coding sequence ATGAGTACAACACTGAATACCACCCCGTTATGCATTAATCAGAATCTGTCAGGCAAGAAAGCACAGGCAGCCACGCGCCTCGTTTTCTTTGTTGCGGGCTTTGCTATGGCTTCCTGGGCGCCGCTGGTGCCCTTTGTCAAAACGCGGCTGGCTATCAGCGATGCCTCTCTGGGGATGTTGCTGCTTTCTCTTGGCATTGGCTCGCTCTTAGCCATGCCGCTGACCGGTTTCCTCACCAGCAAGCTGGGCTGCCGCAGCGTTATTTTGCTGGCAAGCGTGCTGCTTTGTCTGGTATTGCCCGCGCTGACGCAGGCGGAAACGCTACCTCTCATGGCGATAACGCTGCTCTTTTTCGGCGCATCCATGGGTATGATAGATGTCGCGATGAATATTCAGGCTGTCATCGTGGAACGGGCAAGCGGCCGAGCGATGATGTCCGGTTTTCATGGTTTCTTTAGCGTCGGGGGAATTGTCGGCGCAGGGGGAGTTAGCGCTCTGCTGTGGCTTGGCCTGTCTCCGCTTATGGCAATTCTGGCGATTGTCGCACTCATGCTGATAGTGATGGCAACCGCGCACAAACACCTGCTGCGCACCACAAATCAAGATGACGACGGCCCGCTGTTTGTCATCCCGCGCGGTTGGGTGATGTTCATTGGCTCACTGTGCTTCATCATGTTTTTAGCCGAAGGGTCCATACTGGACTGGAGCGCCCTCTTTTTAACGGTTGAACGCCACCTGAGCGGCGCGCAGGCGGGCATGGGCTATGCGGCATTCTCCGTCGCGATGACGCTAGGAAGGCTGAACGGCGATCGTATTGTTAATGCACTCGGCCGCTACGCGATTCTGACCGGTGGCAGCCTCTGCGCCGCACTCGGTCTGGTGTTAACGATCAGCATTGATAATGCAATCACCGCCATTCTTGGCTTTGTGATGGTGGGCATCGGCGCATCGAATGTGGTGCCGATCCTGTTCAGCGCAGCGGGGAATCAAAAGATCATGCCGCCGAATCTGGCCATCGCCGCCATTACCACGGTGGGCTATGCAGGTATTCTGATCGGCCCGACTATTCTTGGCTTTATTGCACAGTTCAGCAATTTGGCTACCGCATTCGGGTTTGTCGCACTGCTATTGCTGGGCGTTAGCGCCAGCGCGCGTGCCGTTATCCGCTAA